A window of Chanos chanos chromosome 15, fChaCha1.1, whole genome shotgun sequence genomic DNA:
AAACGGTTTGTGTCCAACTGAAGCTTGTCAGAGCTCGTGGGAATTGATGGACGTCAGAAAAGCAGGCGGTTTTGTGGTCAGAGGAGGCAAGGCAAGCGCTGTAGATTCCAAATCAGACCAGCCGACGAGCTTCGGTCTTGAGAAGAGTGTGTcgattgatttattttttattcttgtcaGAGAAACAGCCTTTGTGGTGAAACACTAACGAAAAGtgatcacataaacacacacacacacacacacacacagcctatgttgtgtgtgatgtgttttcacttgcacatgtgtatatattttgtgatgttgttatttctgtgtgaaatgaatctttgagagagaggagcaggacgCATGCGTACCTCACATTATCAATATCCATGGCCTTACGTAGGAGCGACCTCACCACACGCGTGTGCAGCAGACTTCTGTGAATCTTCTCTCTGTAGTTGTACAGATGATTGGCTCTGTTTAACTTAGAGCATTCTTAATATTCAGAGTGACCTGTTTAATTTAGAGCATTATTAATATTGGGAATGACCTGTTTTGCTCTTGGTTTCGAGGCTTTCCTGTGGACGGTCGAGAGACAGGACGTAGGGCAAAGCCAAAgcctttctctgctctcacGCTGTCACACAAGCGTACGGTTTGAATGAAGCCATTTTAAAGATGTGATAAGCTGCTGAAACAATGCCAAATAAGATGGTGTTCAGAGCGTCTGTTGAGTGCGTTTATTCTCGTAGTGCTGGACACTGGGCTGTCAGGTCAGCATAGAGAAggtttctgtggtgtgtgtggtggatttCTGTCCTGTGTCGTGATGTTAGAGATGGAGCCGTGCGTGTCGGGGAGGTGAAAGAGATTGAGCCCTGCTCGTCGGGGAGGTGAAAGAGATGGCGCCGTGCGTGTTGGGGAGGTGAAAGAGATGGAGCCCTGCGTGTCGGGGAGGTGAAAGAGATGGAGCCGTGCGTGTCGGGGAGGTGAAAGAGATGAGTCTGTCATTTTCCCTCCGTCATGAAGGAGGACAGCGCGAGACCTTGAGTGTTTACGCAACGGGCTTTCACAGTCTTTTAAAACTCTATTATTACCAAGTTCATAAATTAACACAAGGGGATATTAACAAAAAGTCTCATCAGCAAATTGCTTCTACAAAGCATCTGTTTCCTGATTGGTGCTGAGAGACCCGCCCCCCCTCTGTATATTAtcatattttatgaatatttgaatgttaTTGGCCAAGACCAGTTTCTTGGTATGTGGACTAcaaattcttttctttgtttttcctttttttttcatgagcgCCGGGGCGGCcatgtttgtccctgtgtctgttcaTGAGAAGGTGTTACACACTGCCTACCTATTTCTCCCTGTGAAGTACACACACGCGGGACGCTAGGCTGACGTTGGGTTGTTTTGGACATTTGGCTTAAAGTTCGCTtgctgcaaccccccccccccccccccccccccccccccccgggccccGCCCTTCCCTGCCCCGCCCCATCCAGCCACCAGCCTGAATGAAATCCTCCAatctaggggtgtaacggtgcACTGGACCAGTGGTTTGGTATGCGCTGCAGTTTTGGAGTCAAGATTAGGTAATTGTCCAAGATTAGTGAAATTAGATTATCGTGCACACTGACCATGTAGGGATTAGAGTAAAGATGGTGCTTCATCAGCAGGTGAAATTATAGCACAGCCATTGTGTAGTAATGTTTATACGTTAGTCTACATTTACACCCGCCCAGCAGGAAACGGTCCAGAGCGCAAGACCTACCAAACCGCTGGTCCCATACTGGCCAGTCTGGTGTGAATCTGTGTCATGTACCAGTACACCTGTAGAGTTATGTAGTACAGGTGAtaatgaaacagtgtgtttggaCTGATTGCTGTTCTGTTGGCTCATGCATTACCACaaagaaatgattttatttttataaaagaaaGTGGTTTGCACTAAATGGTTTGGCTTGATGACTGAGATGGTGTTTACTTTCAGCTGCTCATTTAAAGAGTGAAGCTtgtaaaatatttgaattttaaaatgtattttttcagtaCTCTTTGCTCTAATCACTGAATAACTCTTTGATGTGCATGTTTTGCGATTAAAGCTCCTTTGAGTTTGAGAGATGTAAAGTGAGACTGCCCTTCCAACCcccaccaacaccccccccccaatgcaGCAAGCTACCCAGACACAAATGTCCAGAAATGACCTTTGTTTGTTGATACAAATTGTATCTATTTcttgattgtaaaaaaaaaaaaaaaaaactatttatgAACTGTACAGTATCATCTCTATATAAAGCCTAGTTTTATTTCAATGGATTAAGAGACATAATAATTGCCATAATGTTTAGTGACACTGTGTGTCGCTGTAGAGTAGCCCTAAGGGAAAGTCTCTTTCCTGCTGGGCACAGTCACCTACACACAgggatctctccctctctcctcctctcccttccctctctccctctcttctcctctcctttccctgtttctctcactcctcctctcctttccctgtttctctctctcctctcctctcctttccctctctccctctcctctcctctcctttccctctcttctctcctttccctgcATCCCACTCTTTCTGTGGGACTGAGTCAGAGGGGAAGTTCTCATGCGTTAAAATTCTCAGTGAAGTAAGCAGTGCGTTAGGGAGCCTGAGAAAGACCACATGTCAGTGCACACAGAACTGTCCGCTCCCTTTTAACGCTCCTGCATTTTCTGCCATCTCCCTGATTTGATgagcctgcctgtctgcctcttGTTCTCTGCGTGTACTTATTCTTAATTGTATTTGCACGGgggcaacacaaacacattagtTTTGTGCTCCTGTATAAAACTTTTCTGCTCTGTACATAATAGGAATGACCATTCAGTATTTCACTGTTCACTATACACTTACAACTGTTCACTATACCCATACAGCTCTTCGCTATACACTTACAGCTCTTCACTATACACTTACAGCTCTTCTATACAGCCACAACTGTTCACTATCACTTACATCTGTTCACTATATAGCAACAGCTTTTCACTATCACTTATACTTGTTCACTATACACTTACAACTGTTCACTATACAGCCACAACTGCTCACTATACACTTACACCTGTTCACTATATGCTTACAACATTATCTGTAATGCTGAGATGACCCTACAAAGGATCTAAGCACAATCACAatggcattttctctctctcattttctctctctctctctctctctctctctctctctaaatcacctGTATGATGTCTCATATGGGTCTGACTGGAACTGCGACTCCTTACAGAAATAACTGGTTGAAAAGGTCAAATTTTGTGTCTTTTAGTGTGAGGAGGTAAATTCACAGATTTTTCCAACAAGTTTGATTCTGcttgtggtgttttttgttgaaGGCACATTTGAATTCTAACAGTGTTGGTGAAATTAAATCTGTAATTGTTTTCTGCAGAGGGGTCAGAGTTTGAGCACACCAGTCAACAAACTTGCAAAGACTCCTCCTACACCTGCTCCAAGAGTTTACCCCACAGTgactcttaaacacacacacacacacactctcccttaACCTGCCTTATTGCCtgaactgagacaaaacaacatttatgaGCTGTACAGTGAGCTGTAGTCGTGTTGATTTTTCTTATGAAACTGGAGCGAATGCAGTCGGTGAGCACACAGAGACTCACTGCATTTTCTGGACTTCCTCTGGGTTCTGTTTCTCTGGGTTCTGTCGGGTTGGTTTTGGAAGGACGTCGGCTGCCTTTGGACTCGGGGGCGTCGCCCAACAGGCCAGAGGAAACCACATCATTGTGGACCTTcggcgatttttttttcctttcagtctgtaaattaaaatactgaaaactgTATTTAGTATTTCAAATAccagctgacacacacatgcaccagaTTGATTCTCAGGAACAAGAGATTTATTATAAATTCATATCCTCACCTATAATATTGTTGATGTTTGCTAGTATGAAACGATAATCGCGCTTTTCTGAGTTGGAGTTGTGAATTAGTGATGATCTCCTGTGTGCTAGTTCAGCTGAGCCGTCGTGTTTTGTGGTTTCTGCACAGTCCCGGGTTGCAGAGTGCATtgactaggggtgtaacggtacacagaaCTGCCATTTCTCTATGCCCAGCTCTGGGTCACGGTTCAGCCCAGCGGACAAGACAAATGCCAAATACAGATCTGCTGGATGGAAATTCAGCTTTAGTGAAATTGCCCCTTGGGATGAGAATTTGGAAATGATGTTTCCAAGTGCTTGACTTAAAGTGGTTAATGAAGTAAAACATTATAAAGTGTCATAAGGAAACAGTGCATTGAAATAACACCATGGATAGCCATTCTGTGCTGTCCCATGTGAATGAGATTGTAATTCGTGTCATTTGAGACAAAACTCGGAGTTCCGTTGGCCTATGACCGTTCCTACTGTTACACCCCTACAGTCAGTCGCTTCAGGGTCTTGTGTTGTAATTTCATACTCTAGTATGATTTATCCTCTGTTGAATGAAACACactgcttttgaaaatgtttaaatattattaaacaatgaaccaaaaaggaaacaaaacagagagaagctgaACTCTTTGGGCGTGTGGACCCAAACAACATGTAAGTCTCTATgacaaagtgtgtttgtttttcgcAAATAAACCAAACTCAGTTGATAGTGAAAttttcactgtgtctttctgttATGACTGTCGTAGGCGACTGCTATCtgagaacacagacagtgtgagatcactcatttacacatgtttaaaacaaagctCAGCCTTCACTAATATTTTTACGTTCTCAGAGAAGGAAGATGAGAGAAGTGCCTTTCTGAAGAAACCGTCACATGTGCGTACAGTAAAACGGAATAACACAGGCCAGGTTTGTGTGTTCCTCATCAGAGATACTTTATTGGGAAGCACAGTTTTTAATCAGTGATCTTTTAACACCAAAATGGCCTCTAAAGGACAGATGCCTCCGTTGTCATACACAGATAAACGATGTTTacggtgtctctctctccgtaccTATTTCAActggtctttaaaaaaaacaacaacaacacaaaaacaacaactttggATTAGAGGCAACATGTGAATAGTTCCACTCAAGTCTAAGAGTCCTGAAGTCCAGCTCAGTCCACACTGCCACCTGTGGATGTACATTAACTCTGGCCTACAACAGCATGGGCTCAACTTTGAGTTTCcggttctgagtgtgtgtgtgtgtgtgtggtgtcagaACAGTTGCAGGCCAGCCTTGAGTTTGCTGATATCGCTGTGTGTCCAGAGCGGTCCGTCTGCAGCTGTTTTGGGCTGAACCAGTCCACTGTGGGGaagacacacagatgaaaattGACTGAATAATTGTCTATTGTGGACAGAAAACACCACTGTCATTCCTGCAATTACACAAGGAGTAAGCAGAAGAAATTGGCTGGAGGTTTATTAAACGCTGTTCAGATGCAGGAGCTGGCTGTGAGACGGTATGATGTCAGGGCAGGTGTGTGACACGGGGTCATTGTGTCCAAACACTGACTCAGCCCATGATGTTTAAGTGCCCCGAGCTGAGCCGTCTGAAAACTCCAGACAGTGAAAAACTCACTAACATTTCCAGGAAGGTCTACTTCACTTCAGAAAGACAAGATGGACTACCAGTTTTACATGTTACACTAACCAAGTCTAAATGTAACCAGATATAACGGTAACATTATGCAATTCGAAATGTAACCAGACATAACGGTAACATTATGCAATTCGAAATGTAAGCAGATGTCACTGTAACATCAAGGCAGGCAGGTGCTGGACTAGGGACAGACGATACATTGCCATGCACAATCAATGTACGAAAATGTCCGAGTGTTATTTTTTGGCCTGAGATGGCTCAGTCTCATtctctatacatatatacatactcacatacatacacttacacactcatatatacatatacataaatacacacttCCTTATGTATATATTAGAGGTGTAGCGATTCACCGATACGAGTCGGAAACCGGTTTTAACGTTAAAGATGCGACTACATCGATACGCGGACCCCTAAAGTTACGAATGGGTCGACTGAAGTTTTGCTGCTAATTCTGCTATAGCATCTAGCTGTTGCGGAAGACTCCTATGCTCTGTTCGAAATGTActctcactcactatatagtgcgtcggccattttgtagtgctgttcgaAATGTCAACTGAAATTTTCCCACACTATATAGTGCGCTACAGAATCGTCGCGAGGCACGGCAGAATATAGTGTACAGAGGCTGTACCCTACATCGTTCGACTTAGACCATCGTACATTGCGGCCTGAAAGCAGagagtctttacagaccaatcaggtgCAGATAATTATGCGCCGGATATTCCTAATTATTTTCCCTGTATTATCTCATAAACTAACGCCAAATTATGTTGCAGCATAACGTCCAaatagtgtctgaaatgtataaACGGCAGTCAACCGttatcccctagtgagtgttccatgtagcaaacactatatagCCTAGTCAGCGAGttagggagtgagtgagtgaacaagtgagCATTTCGAACGCGGGGCTTGATCCAACgttacaagtcatgttactttcaaaataataatgataataataaatctTCCTCAGCGTCTCGcgttgaccttttaccttttacgaGATTAACGTTACCCTTGCTTGCGAGgtagaaacaaaaaacaacatacaagACATCCGTGAcacggtttacagtgcaccatcaaatctaaaatctaaggTTTGGAAGACCTTTGGATTGTATAAGAAGTAAGGAaaaagtctggccatttgtaaggtctgtagagCAGCGATTAAGTACAGCGGTAGCACGACAAAGCTTACCACATATCTGGTGACACGGCATGGTGAAACCTATAAGGGCAATGGGCAATGAGGGATCTGTGTATGCTAGTTCAGTTAGCACAAACAAGAACACGCAAGACAGTCCAGCCACGACTTAGCCACAACTCCGGGAGGTCTAAGGTAACCACAGCATCTATAGCCCGTTTTATTGCTAAGgaaatgtttgttcatacagtaaatctttttttgtctgtgttcaaTGGAAAAGTAACAAAGACACAATTACATGGAATTCTAAAATgatttgtcttccatttttttccccgtgCCGTAAGGTCACAAAAATACGTGGGATTCCCCTAGTTTTTTATGaagtatatatattttaaagcaAGCGTTGCCACTTTAGTAGAATTGGCttattttgatttataatggaaaatgaatgccTTCATTAAACAGAAGTTAAGATTGCATGGTATCGCATCCAGTCGTTCCGTGTTAATATGTGTCGTCCCTgaatcgtatcgtatcgtagcccatgtatctagatacATATCGAATCGCCTTATAAGGGAGAGATGAACACCCCTAATATTtttgcatacatgcatgtatacagGAGACGCAACTCCTCTGGTTGAGGAAATTCAGCCATTCTTTGAAACTGCTCTGTCGtacaggcatgtgtgtgcattgtaCCTGGGGTTGCCATGATGTTGAGGAAGCTTGTCTAGCTCCACCTGCTGGTCAAATATGGTAAAGGTTGTGTATGTCTCAAGCATCAGACAGGATGGgtcctctgattggccaggaacTTTGCCCAGTGGGTACAGTTTCCACGGGACCCTGTCTAAatttgataaacaaacaaaagcatttacACTGGCCAATAACACAAGGCTTTATGTCCATATAGAGAATGACAAGATGTCAAAGAGGGAGGAGCTATGCAGGTTTCCCCACTCTCTATTCAGACCTAATTACATCAATGCATTATTCACACAAAATCAGCCCAGATATCTCTAACCTATGCCTATTAAGGACAGTTTGTAGCTctggaaaaacactgaaattactgcaTAAAACCCacaaagtgtatgtgtgtgtgtatgcgcgtgtgcctgtacatgtgtgtctgtgtatgcatgtttagCTATGTGTGTGCGCAGGTTACCTGTTTACACCTGCCAGGCAAACTcatgcagtgtgtctgtctttgtgtgtgggcgtgtgtgcatgtgcatgtgtgtgtgtgcacatacgtgtgtgtgcatgtgttaccTGTGCACACTTGCCAGGCAGACCCACGCAGGGCGGAGTTTCTCTCCTGTAGAACCTCAGGACTCAGGTGCTCGTGCAGGTCCTCTGTGGGCggagcatgtttgtgtggtgtggcCCCGCCTCTCAGGCGTTCCTGTAAACTTTGCAGCGTATAGACTGGCTGGGTGGGGTCTGGGTTTCCCGGGGAATGGTTACCAtggtttcctgtctgtgtgtagatgCTGCAGAGACGCAGCAAgttctcctgtgtgtctgaggggaGGGGCTCATCCATGTCGCTCAAAATCCTAAAGAAGAGAAGCCCCACCCACacagttagagtgtgtgtgtgtgttagtattcAGCCCCACCCAGATAGttagagcatgtgtgtgtgttcacgtatGCCACATGCCACAAAAActtcatgtgtgcatgtatatgtgtgccttttttgtgtgaatctgtctgtgtgagcatatgtgtgtgtgtgtgtgtgtgtgtgatctcactGTTGTAGTAGGTAGGGTGTAGCGGAGCAGGGTGCATTCACACATGCAGAGATGAGATGCTGCCATCTGAACTGTTGTCTGTTGGAGAAAATCTTatccttcctcttcatcttcctctggcctgagacacaaacacacacacatatacacgcatggacagatgcgcacacacacacacacacacacacacacacacacatatagatacatacgcacacacacacggacagatgCAGAAGTGACTATCCTTAATTTTCTGACATTTAACAGGGAGGTTCATCTCTCCTAATGTATCACCTCCTTATAACCTCTACCTCACCTCTCCTAATGTATCACCTCCTTATAACCTTTACCTCACCGTTAATCTGGACTCTAGATttactttttgtatttttaattttttttttttaacttttcaccAAAGGCTCATTTTCCCACAATGACTTAAAACTAAATTCATTAAATTATTGCAGTTTTTGTGCAGTAAATGTATCAGTTATGATCATGGCTTCATTGAGAGAGAGTTTAGaaataaattgtattttttttctacagaatggtcagctgacacagagaaaagaaatcttGGCAGCTTAATTAGAATTAGAATGGAGTTTTAACTGgcacagacagagggggggggttgggagaAAGGGCCCATATGAGAGTGAGGTTCTGTTTCTGAGACAGTGCAGGTTATAAAATAGCGGTTAGCATTGGGAGAAAGGGCCCATATGAGAGTGAGGTTCTGTTTCTGAGACAGTGCAGGTTATAAAATAGCGGTTAGCGTTGGGAGAAAGGGCCCATATGAGAGTGAGGTTCTGTTTCTGAGACAGTGCAGGTTATAAAATAGCGGTTAGCGTCTGTGTGGACTTACGGTTGCTGTTGCAGAGTAAAATCTCGGATATCCAGGCCGTGATGTAAAAGcttctgtgattggctggttcAGTGGCAAGCTCAGCCAATAGTTTGTCCAGGAGGTGACCTATGAAGGACGGCGAGTTCAGAACTCTCAGCAGAGGCAGCCAGAACCGCAAAAAGACACGAGGCAAAGATGGGGTCAAAGGGTCAACAGCGCCCtctatgggagagagagagagattacactCACATAGTCTACCTCATTGTGTTTAATAATACAGTTTAAtctatttcagtgtgtttaagaGTAATGT
This region includes:
- the las1l gene encoding ribosomal biogenesis protein LAS1L, with the protein product MKKKTSEKTRHVVAWLNKAEWDQVLDYLYSKDPALQKHALHRISAWKGRFGHNTPVAVGSTADLVRCQVLDSSGQVDGEALVLLYGMALVRFVNLITERQQKGVARPLRRLASKMNIPEWIVNLRHDLTHHRLPPLKWCRKGCSFVLDWLQQEYWSRQLGSRLAEDWDSAEEEEDEQEWSKRQEEELALRQKEREGYKRARELLISYEREQFQTYEELMESGSQGLWPEPSADLSWILAQITHFNTESREILIDALVQDGFLIPTVDQLESLGIDTSEGAVDPLTPSLPRVFLRFWLPLLRVLNSPSFIGHLLDKLLAELATEPANHRSFYITAWISEILLCNSNRQRKMKRKDKIFSNRQQFRWQHLISACVNAPCSATPYLLQQILSDMDEPLPSDTQENLLRLCSIYTQTGNHGNHSPGNPDPTQPVYTLQSLQERLRGGATPHKHAPPTEDLHEHLSPEVLQERNSALRGSAWQVCTDRVPWKLYPLGKVPGQSEDPSCLMLETYTTFTIFDQQVELDKLPQHHGNPSGLVQPKTAADGPLWTHSDISKLKAGLQLF